In the genome of Cryptomeria japonica chromosome 8, Sugi_1.0, whole genome shotgun sequence, one region contains:
- the LOC131855930 gene encoding probable mediator of RNA polymerase II transcription subunit 26a, which yields MGKWRQFFEGADGDILSVIEGGILVAASDCPNELRKRRDMIAQKLFTCLSSAAAAELGSSAEEDLSGNAQKEDHSGNGKEKNAQEEDHSGNGKEKNHSENVEDQKQSVKQHGRPIIRIKFLNKVIKCFASTAPGPNAVSLGSSAKQDHSGNAQEEDHGTPNAVSLGSSAKQDHSGNAQEEDHSGNGEEKDMHSGNVENKDQSGNVEDPKQNIKHVGTDLQEWKLKSVNEKFLREKMESSKRRLQQGYQQAERAKRQRTVQVIELQDLPKQHGRPTCDMPKQHGRPTCHMPKQHGRPIFRKSGRRPIF from the exons ATGGGAAAATGGCGCCAGTTTTTTGAAGGTGCAGATGGTGATATATTGAGTGTGATTGAGGGTGGAATCCTGGTTGCAGCTTCTGATTGCCCCAATGAACTCAGGAAAAGAAGAGACATGATCGCCCAGAAGCTTTTCACTTGTTTATCTTCTGCTGCTGCTGCTGAACTTGGCTCTTCTGCTGAGGAAGATCTGTCTGGAAATGCACAAAAGGAagatcattctggaaatgggaaaGAAAAAAATGCACAAGAGGAagatcattctggaaatgggaaaGAAAAAAACCATTCTGAAAATGTTGAAGATCAAAAGCAGAGTGTAAAACAGCATGGAAGACCTATTATTCGAATCAAGTTTTTGAATAAAGTAATCAAATGCTTTGCCTCTACTGCTCCTGGTCCTAATGCTGTCTCACTTGGCTCTTCTGCTAAGCAAGATCATTCTGGAAATGCACAAGAGGAAGATCATGGGACACCTAATGCTGTCTCACTTGGCTCTTCTGCTAAGCAAGATCATTCTGGAAATGCACAAGAGGAAGATCATTCTGGAAATGGGGAAGAAAAAGATATGCATTCTggaaatgtggaaaataaagatcaGTCTGGAAATGTGGAAGATCCAAAGCAAAACATAAAACATGTGGGTACTGATCTTCAAGAGTGGAAATTGAAGTCTGTGAATGAGAAATTTTTAAGAGAGAAGATGGAATCATCCAAGAGAAGACTGCAACAAGGCTACCAACAAGCAGAAAGGG CCAAGAGGCAACGTACAGTTCAAGTAATCGAACTGCAAGATCTACCCAAGCAGCATGGAAGACCTACTTGTGATATGCCCAAACAGCATGGAAGACCTACTTGTCATATGCCCAAACAGCATGGAAGACCTATTTTTCGAAAAAGTGGTAGAAGACCTATTTTTTGA